A window of the Candidatus Paraluminiphilus aquimaris genome harbors these coding sequences:
- a CDS encoding c-type cytochrome: MRYLLVTILALSASAFAQTDEQRAAIADRIKSFSTVCVSGEDCGAAAGADVAEVAALPGEAKYAGCAACHGPNGGGGIGPQLAGRDADYIIGRLTAYKANETVGAQSALMWGQAAMLSDDDMQQLAEYITTF, encoded by the coding sequence ATGCGATATTTATTAGTCACCATATTAGCGCTTTCTGCTTCTGCATTCGCGCAAACCGACGAACAGCGTGCAGCCATTGCTGATCGTATTAAGTCTTTCTCAACCGTTTGTGTGTCGGGTGAAGATTGTGGCGCGGCCGCCGGCGCGGATGTAGCCGAAGTCGCTGCATTGCCGGGTGAAGCGAAATATGCCGGATGTGCGGCATGCCATGGCCCAAATGGTGGTGGCGGCATTGGTCCTCAACTTGCGGGCCGAGATGCGGACTACATAATCGGACGACTTACAGCGTACAAAGCCAACGAAACAGTGGGTGCGCAAAGTGCACTCATGTGGGGACAGGCGGCAATGCTGAGTGATGACGATATGCAACAACTTGCGGAGTACATCACGACATTCTAA
- a CDS encoding DUF3080 family protein: MKCSLRQITARAVVALTASAVLASCSPTEVGVSKLDNYVKRLSTASKTPVSDVASARIAKPPVINELPGKDDADTLTLIDFLALSGCKLQANIAKRNTTMGRNASVSQHLIFDLEFIRLAPSCIDKLRSDEDNEIADLLEASLVSRTESLVHTLARGVLGGSEWREFWRIPDSLGEYPSQSSGDAAQSLWELSQRVERFLNGTWSPSDENLEPLLAKVRVNAGGQLLRAAMIQARGLTKANRILRQASEAGMYCSQGKLSEAGTISKTVVAKYFAGDVQAWSAAVAQRHYEINSPIIEMEAALTTALSDDYLSWAAARDLQLGALFSAPRQHVSIIQAALDNC; the protein is encoded by the coding sequence GTGAAATGCTCGCTGCGCCAGATTACCGCCCGCGCCGTCGTCGCTTTGACGGCCTCGGCGGTTCTCGCCAGTTGCTCACCCACCGAGGTAGGCGTCAGTAAACTCGACAACTATGTGAAGCGATTGAGCACCGCCTCAAAGACGCCTGTCTCCGATGTGGCATCGGCTCGTATTGCTAAGCCGCCTGTCATTAACGAGCTCCCCGGGAAAGACGATGCAGACACATTAACTCTCATCGACTTCTTAGCCCTCAGCGGTTGCAAGCTCCAAGCTAATATCGCCAAACGCAATACAACGATGGGGCGTAATGCCTCTGTTTCCCAACACCTTATTTTTGACCTTGAGTTCATACGATTGGCGCCCTCGTGTATCGACAAGCTCCGATCTGACGAAGACAACGAGATTGCAGACCTCTTGGAAGCAAGCCTTGTTTCGCGCACTGAAAGTCTCGTCCATACACTTGCTCGTGGCGTCTTAGGCGGCTCCGAGTGGAGGGAGTTTTGGCGCATACCAGACTCACTAGGTGAGTACCCCTCACAGAGCAGTGGTGACGCAGCGCAGTCATTGTGGGAGCTATCACAGCGAGTAGAGCGCTTTCTAAACGGCACGTGGTCACCGTCAGATGAAAATTTAGAACCTCTCCTTGCCAAGGTCCGCGTCAACGCCGGTGGACAATTACTGCGCGCCGCTATGATTCAAGCGCGTGGATTAACGAAAGCTAATCGCATCCTGAGACAGGCAAGCGAAGCCGGGATGTATTGCTCACAGGGAAAGCTATCGGAGGCTGGCACGATATCGAAGACCGTTGTCGCGAAATATTTTGCTGGTGATGTGCAGGCTTGGTCCGCCGCTGTCGCACAGCGTCATTACGAGATCAATTCACCGATCATTGAGATGGAAGCCGCTCTGACGACGGCGCTATCTGATGATTACCTCTCATGGGCTGCAGCGAGAGACCTGCAATTGGGCGCTCTTTTTTCAGCTCCCCGGCAGCACGTGAGTATTATTCAGGCAGCGCTCGACAACTGCTAG
- a CDS encoding glutathione S-transferase family protein, translating to MKLYTFDPAPNPQRLKMFMDFKGIDIDTQQVNFPEGEQRTDAYKALVPSGTVPALILDNGQVLTSVFAITQYLEAIHPQKPLLGESNEERAVVLDWNHRLFNDVFRPTGDALRNSNPAFTGRALPGTLDTQQIPELADRGKAQLLHAFETLNRELGTRPFVAGDAFTMADIDLLAVIKFAGWAAKIVPDESQKDLHAWQARAASAFEEGCASG from the coding sequence ATGAAGCTCTATACCTTTGACCCTGCACCCAACCCCCAGCGCTTAAAAATGTTTATGGACTTCAAGGGAATCGACATCGATACACAGCAAGTCAATTTCCCCGAGGGCGAACAACGTACCGACGCCTACAAGGCCCTTGTTCCCAGCGGAACCGTACCCGCCCTCATACTCGACAACGGGCAGGTGCTTACTTCGGTGTTTGCCATCACACAGTATTTGGAAGCAATTCATCCACAAAAGCCCTTACTCGGTGAGTCAAATGAAGAACGCGCCGTTGTTCTGGATTGGAATCACAGACTGTTTAACGACGTCTTTCGCCCGACAGGTGATGCACTGAGAAACTCAAATCCTGCGTTTACGGGCCGTGCTTTACCGGGCACCCTTGATACTCAGCAGATACCCGAACTCGCCGACCGGGGCAAAGCGCAACTTCTTCACGCCTTTGAGACGCTCAACCGAGAGTTAGGGACACGACCTTTTGTCGCCGGCGACGCATTCACCATGGCCGATATCGACCTACTTGCGGTGATTAAGTTTGCTGGATGGGCGGCAAAGATCGTCCCTGATGAGAGTCAGAAAGACCTTCACGCATGGCAGGCACGCGCAGCATCAGCCTTCGAGGAAGGATGTGCTAGCGGGTGA